One genomic segment of Impatiens glandulifera chromosome 6, dImpGla2.1, whole genome shotgun sequence includes these proteins:
- the LOC124942978 gene encoding F-box protein CPR1-like, with amino-acid sequence MSLLPDDILSDIFSRLPVKNLLRFRCVSKSWLALISSPDFVKLHLSRSVQTKNNLHIFMWKDNLYRMDFDLDEGVLQPAVVNNLPLSSCPVMALIMELCHGNYDYGIMLYGSCDGLLCMSDANSIDDIFICNPSTRKSRKLPYASVDLPDIYNIFYDCIYHFGYDNTNDDYKVVRLALRKKTFKGDIEEYEVKVYSLKTNLWHRSEKFSHGPKMGSFGDSIAGGALHWISYVKSDTEKKGLIVAFDLGTEKYRVIPQPKYDGPHFFLYLDNLGGLLSLSCHYESSVVDVFLLKGYGGENEHWSKLITISPPNPFVFFHTVKPITYSKCDKKVLLNINSALFGIV; translated from the coding sequence ATGTCGCTGTTGCCGGATGATATTTTATCTGACATTTTTTCTCGGTTGCCTGTTAAGAATTTACTCCGTTTTAGGTGCGTATCTAAATCCTGGCTTGCCCTAATCAGTAGCCCTGATTTCGTTAAATTGCATCTGAGCCGATCAGTTCAAACCAAGAACAACCTCCATATTTTTATGTGGAAAGACAATCTTTATCGGATGGATTTTGATCTCGACGAAGGCGTTCTTCAACCAGCGGTGGTCAATAACCTTCCTTTGAGTAGTTGTCCTGTGATGGCTTTGATTATGGAATTGTGCCATGGGAATTATGATTATGGAATTATGTTGTACGGGTCTTGTGATGGCTTACTCTGCATGTCAGATGCCAATTCCATTGACGATATCTTTATATGCAATCCATCAACTAGAAAGTCTAGAAAATTGCCTTATGCATCGGTTGATTTACCagatatatataacattttctaCGACTGTATTTATCATTTTGGTTACGATAACACCAACGATGATTACAAGGTTGTGAGACTTGCACTTcgtaaaaaaacttttaaaggAGACATCGAGGAATATGAGGTGAAGGTTTAtagtttgaaaacaaatttgtgGCATAGGTCAGAGAAGTTTTCTCACGGTCCGAAGATGGGGAGCTTTGGAGATTCAATAGCTGGTGGAGCTCTACACTGGATCTCATATGTGAAATCGGATACAGAAAAGAAAGGATTGATCGTTGCCTTTGATCTTGGGACAGAGAAATATAGAGTAATTCCACAACCAAAATATGATGGTCctcatttctttttatatttggaTAATTTAGGTGGACTCCTTTCGTTAAGTTGTCATTACGAGTCATCGGTTGTGGATGTATTTTTGCTGAAGGGATATGGTGGGGAAAATGAACATTGGTCTAAATTGATTACAATATCACCACCAAATCCTTTTGTATTTTTTCACACTGTGAAACCTATTACTTATTCAAAGTGTGATAAGAAAGTACTCTTGAACATTAATTCAGCCTTATTTGGTATAGTTTAG